The following nucleotide sequence is from Streptomyces pactum.
GGTGGACGAGGCCGGAGGCGTGCACCGGGTGCACGGCCGCCCCTTCGTCCGGGAACGCGCCGTCGAGCGCACCTGGCGGGTGGGCGCCGGAGGCTTCTGGCAGGTCCACCACAAGGCCCCGGGCCTCCTCGTCGAAGCGGTGATGCAGGGCCTGATGCCGCGCAAGGGCGAGATGGCCCTGGACCTGTACTGCGGTGTCGGGCTCTTCGCCGGCGCCCTCGCCGAACGGGTCGGGGAGACCGGCGCGGTACTGGGCATCGAGTCGGGCAAGCGCGCGGTCGAGGACGCCCGGCACAACCTCCAGGACCTGGACCGGGTCCGCATCGAACAGGGCAAGGTCGAGCAGGTCCTACCGCGCACCGGCATCACCGAGGCCGACCTCGTCGTCCTCGACCCGCCCCGGGCGGGCGCCGGCCAGCGCACCGTCCGTCTGGTCGCCGCCCTCGGCGCCCGCCGCATCGCCTACGTCGCCTGCGACCCGGCCGCCCTCGCCCGCGACCTGAAGTACTTCACCGAAGAGGGCTACCGGGTCCGCCGCCTGCGCGCCTTCGACCTCTTCCCGATGACCCACCACATGGAGTGCGTGGCGGTGCTGGAGCCGGTGAAGTAAGGGTTCTGACCTGTGGTTTCTCCGGAGCTTCCCGAGTCCGGCCGGAGCTCTCGACCCGTTTCCCCAAGCGCACCGCGTGGAGCGCCTCATAGGTTTCGCCATGCGTATCCACCTGCGGCTTCACACAGAGGGTGCGCGGGTGAGGAGCGCTTTGCCGCGACCTCGTGAGGGTGGTTGTAGTAGCGTCTTGACGCTCACTCGACGCTGATTCTGTCGGCACGTCATGATGCTGCGTGACTGGCCATCGAACGGCCGGGGCCTCGCCCAACATATCGCCGCCTTACTGGCCACCGATCTCGGTGAGCAACGAGAGCACTGTGCCCGCGCCCGAACCGTGTCCGGCGTCGGCCGGTCCTCTCGCATGCCCTGATCCGGCTCGCGCCGACCATCAGGTCAGGGAACACCGGCTGACTGAGCCGGCGGCCATTGCGCGGCGATCGCCACCGTGGAGAAGTAGGGCGTGTCTCTTCGATGGGTTGGACTGGGGAAACGACATGCCGTGATCCGTACACCAAAACGGTCTGGTGCGAAGACGCCCTGGCCTGACTGTCAGTGCCATCTGTGACTCTGACTGTCATGACAGGCACGCGATTCGAGAACATCGCGTTCCTCTGGGGCTGGTGGACCTTCTTCGAGGCGGTGTGGATCGCCGTACTGTGGTGGACCCGCACCCGTGTGCTGGGCGACGGCGTGTACCGGCTACCCGGCGTGCGGCGCATCCGGCGCGGCGCCTGCGAGAGACGTGTCAAGGCACTGCTCAACAAGCTGGAACAGAGGGGCGTACGGGCGGAATACCGGCCGGACCAGAAGCAGCTCATCGACCGGTGGCACCGTATCGTCGCCGGTCGGTGCGTCTCCGTGGTTCTCCAGGCGGTTCCTCTCCTGATCACCGTGCTGCCCTACTGGTGGACGACATCGCTGGACCGCACCACGGACACGCCGTTCTGGATGTTCGCGGCCGTCGCCGGCTTCGGCACCGTCTCGCTCACGCTCATGGCCGCCGACGTACGGGCCACCGCGGTCTCCGACGCGGCCGGGGTCGTCACCGTGGAGGCGATCGGCTTCCTGGAGCTTCTGCTCGTACCCGCCCGGCGCCGGGCCCAGGACTCCGCGCTCGATGTCCACGGCAGGCAGTTCGGACGTCTCTGCACCGCCCTGCGCGCCCAGGCCCGGCACGGCACCCGCACGATGCCGCCCACCACCCGCGACCGGGTGCGGGCGACCACGGAACGCCTGATCGTGGCACTCGACGACGCCAACGAGCGCTACCTCCTCGGGGAGGGAGCGGACCGGGAGGGCGCCCTCCGCGACCTTGCCCGGCTCGTCGCCGGGGCCCTGCGGCAGAGCTGCCCTCCGCGTGCCGTGCGGGACAGCCTGATGATCGTCGACCCCCGGCTCCTCGCGGATGTGTCGGAGTCCGACCAGGTGGGTGCCGCGGCCGAGCCGCTCAGGACCAGAATGTTGGCAGCAGCGGGCAGACTCGCCGTGGCTGCGGGGCTTGTCACCGGGGCGTTCCTCGTCCCGGGAGGGGAAGCGGTCTCCGGGCTGCTGGTGGCCGCGGGTGTCTCCAGCGTCGCCGCGATCTGGCCGCACCTCCGCGAGGCCCTGCACCGGGGTGGGCTGCTCGTCGGCGATTCGTCCACCGCCTGGGAACCCGACTCCGCCGCCGAGGACCCGCGTCGCCCGGCGCCCTCCACGTCCACTTGCTGCCCCCACTGCTCAAACCGATCGTCCGTCACCACGGAATCACGGACGGTAGGGTGAGGAGGGCGAACGAAGCGGACGCGGTGAGCCCGCACGGCATGAGGGGGAGGGCGACGAGACGACATGGCGGCGCTGGAGGAGAGCCAGGGACGTACCCGGGACCAACGGTCGGTGTTCGAGCGGTATCAAGATGCTGCCGCGGATGCCGGAGAGATCGATTCCCCTCTGTTCTCCGTGGAGGTCACCGCCGACGGCCGGCCGACCGACATCGAGCGCGAGGAGGCCGAGGATGTGGTGATCGAGCAGATCACCTCTCCTTTCGACCCCGAGCACATCGACATCGACACCCGGACGACGACCGTCGATCTGCTGCTGTCCCGGCTGCGCAACGAGATGATCGACCTCGCCCCGGACTTCCAGCGCAAGGCGGGCATCTGGACCGACGGCAAGCAGAGCCGTCTCATCGAGTCGCTGCTGCTGCGCATCCCCATCCCGTCCTTCTACGCCGCCGAGAACAAGGACGGCAGCTGGGCCATCGTCGACGGCATCCAGCGCCTCACGTCGATCGCCCGCTTCCTGGAGCCGGAGACGGTCGGCGCCGATCCGCTGAAGCTGACGGGCCTGGAGTATCTGCGCAACTTCGACGGGGCGGGCTTCGCGGACCTTTCCGGAAAACTCCAGATCCGGCTGCGCGAGACGGAGGTCGTCGTCCACGTCATCCGGCGCGGCACACCCGAGCCGGTGATGTTCAACGTCTTCGCGCGCATCAACACCGGAGGCGAGCCCCTCACCCGGCAGGAGATCCGGCACGCGCTCATCCCGGGACGGGCCCGCACGCTTCTCGCGGAGCTCGCGGAGACCAAGGAGTTCCGGCAGGCCACCGGCTACAGCGTCGTCGGCGACCGGATGGCCGACCGGGAGATGGTTCTGCGCTTCCTGGCGTTCCGGATGACCTCCCCGCACGCGTACAGGCCCGGCGACTTCGACGCGTTCCTCGCCGAAGCGATGCACCAGGTGAACCGTCTCGACAGTGCGGAAGAGGACCGGCTGCGGACCGAGTTCCTCACGGCGATGCTCGCGGCCAAGGAGATCTTCGGACCTCACGCCTTCCGTAAGTACCGCCGGAACCAGCAGCGCAAGTCACCCATCAACAAGGCACTTTTTGAGGCGGTCGCCGTCAATCTCGCGAGTCTCGACGACGACGATCGCGAGACGCTGAGGCAGATCGACGTCCTCGACGCCTTCGCGGAGCTCATGGAGGACGTGGAGTTCGAGCGCGCCATCTCCGTGGGCACCGGCGACGCCAGGAAGGTGCGGAAGCGGTTCGACGCCGTCAAGGAGCTCTTCGAGGACGCGCTCGGCGAGGAAAGGAGCGGGGCCGAGCAGTGATCAACCACATCAAGCTGATCAACTTCAAGGCGTTCCGGCGTCTGGAACTGCCCCTCGGCCCGCTGACGCTCCTCACCGGTCTCAACTCCTCGGGCAAGAGCAGTGTTCTGCAGGCACTGGCGCTGCTGCGGCAGTCGTACGAGACGCAGATGCTCACCCGGACCAAGCGTGCCGGGGGAGGGCTGCTGCTCAACGGTGATCTCGTGGCTCTCGGCACCGCACAGGACGTCCTGCACGAGGACTTCGGGCCCGTGGACGAACTCCCCGGCGTCAGCGAGCCGCTCGTAGGCTTCGTCATCGAGGAGGACGGCGAGCAGCGCACGTGGGCCGCCGCGTACGACATTCGTCACCCCGACCGGGACGTCATGCCCCTGGCGGAGGGTTCGGTCCGCTCGCACCTGGCCGAGCAGCCGTTCCAGTACCTGCACGCCGATCGCATCACTCCGGCGGTCACCTACCCCCGCTCGCACCAGATCGCCATCGCGAGAGGATTCCTCGGCGTGCGAGGCGAGCACACCGTCAACTACCTTCGCCATCACACGGAGCAGGACGTGCCGATGGAGGTGCCCGACGGTCCGCTCCGCCATCGCGGCGCGACCTCTCCCCAGCTCCTGGACCAGACGATCGCCTGGATGCAGGAGCTGTGTCCGGGCGTCAACATCGAGACGGACCCCATCGAAGGAACCGACTCCGTCCGCCTCTCCTACGGCTTCGGCGGCACGGCCGGCATCAACGCCACACGGCGCCGACGGCCCACCAACGTCGGCTTCGGTCTCACCTATGCGCTGCCCGTCGTGGTCGCCTGCCTCACCGCGACGCCCGAGAGTCTGATCCTGCTGGAGAACCCCGAGGCGCACCTGCACCCGAAGGGCCAGAGCAGGACGGCCGCACTGCTGTCCGCGGCCGCCGCCGCCGGCGCCCAGCTGGTCGTCGAGACACACAGTGACCACGTGCTGAACGGCGTCCGTATCGCTGTGAAACAGGGCGTCCTTCAGCCGCAGGACACGGTCGTGCACTACTTCAGTGGCAACGGGGCGGGCGCCGAGGTCGTCACCCCCCGCATCGACAAGGACGGCATGCTCGAACAGTGGCCCGAGGGCTTCTTCGACGAGTGGGAGAACTCGCTCGACCGGCTACTGGACTGACGGCACGGAAGGACACAGGGGGAAGAAGGCGTGCCACTGCTGTTTCTGAACGAGAAGTCCTGGGGGACGGCCTGCGACCCGGCACGGGCCGAGCGGGCGATGGCCGACTTCGTGGCCGTCGTCCGTGCCGCCGCGGCCGAGGGAGGGGCGGGCACGGCGCTGGTGAGCGAGGTGGACGTCAAGGCGCTGGAGATCGCCGAGGGCTATCCCGTCAACAAGTGGATCGGGGCCAGTCCGCGCAACCGCGCCCTCTGGCAGCGCCTGCGGGCGTTACAGGGCCGGTCGCCCGTACGGAGCGTCTTCCCCGTCGAGAACGCCGCCGACCATCTCGAATACCGCCACCACGGCGCGGTTGTCCTCGGCCTGGGCGCCGCGCACTTCATGGACGGCATCGCGGTCAGCCTTCCGGTGGCCCGGCAGTGGCAGGCCGATCGCGTCACCCTGGAGCGGAGCGAACTCGTCGAAGACGACGACGGCACGCTGGAGATGCGGCACGACAGCGTCGATGTCCGGCACCTATCCGCCGAGCCGCATCTCGACGGGCACCTGGACTGGATTCGGGCGGCGCGCCGCGAGGGTGTCACCACCGGCTCGCGGATCTGGGACAGACGGGCTGATCTCTACCCGCGCCTCACGTTCCTGCCACGCATCGAAGGGCAGCTCCGCAGTCTGAACCCGCACTGGGTGGTACCCGTGCGACGGGCGCTGGAGCGGCTGGAGGAAGCCGTCGCCGCCTGGGACCCATCGAGCATGGCCGAGCCCGAGTGGCGGACCAAGGTCACCGCAGAGGGTGAGACCCGCAAGCGCGTGTGCCGCTTCACCGATCTGGACGGGGAAACACGCACCTTCGACCTGCACGCCCGGTTCACCCCGGGCGCTGGCCGCATCCACTTCCGTCTGGTTCCGGAGGAACGGACGATCCGCCTCGCCCACATCGGCAGCAAGATCCGGCCGGAGGTCTAATACTCCAATCAGAAATCGTTGCCTGAGCTGGTTGGTTTCGTTGTTCACGGCATGGTGTAGGTGGGTGAGGCCGGTCTATGGGCGGCCGAGCTGGAGTCGTTGTTCGCCGGGTGGCGGGTCGGTTCTCGCGGGTGCTGCGGTGGCGGATACGGGATTACGTGCGGGGCTTGCTGGCGACGGTCGAGCGGAAGAACGGCTGACAGGTCGCCGAGTACGCAGGCCACCGTGGCCCTGCCGGCTTCCAGCACCTACTCAACGGCGCGTCCTGCGACGCCGACGAAGACCGGAACGACCTGCAGAACTACGTCGCCGAGCACCTCGGCTGTCCGGCGGCGTGCTGATCGTCGACGACACCGGCTTACTCAAGAAGGGCACCGCCTCATCGCACACGGCCTGAACCGGTCCCACTGGCGCAGACGCCACCAGGCCAGACCCCATGTCGCGGGTGCGCTGCGCTGGGCACTCGCCAGATCCGGCGGCGACGGCGTGGCGGCACTGGCCGCCGGTATGCGGGCGGAGGACGTTTCGCGGTCCGGCGGCGCGCGGTGCTGGCCCTCGTGGGCATGGCCGAGCCCCCCGGCGTGACCGCGATCCTCGCGGACGCGCTTGGGGACCGGACGCGGAGGTGCGAGGTCCTGCCGCTCTCGCGCTGGGCAGCGCGGTGTGACCGAGGCCGTGCCGACACTCGACGGCATGGTGGTCGAGGGCTCCCATGACGTGGAAGCTGCGGAGGTCCTGGGCGGGCTGTCCTGGGACCCCGGCCGCGCCGCTCCGGACGTGTCCGCTCGGCGGCCGGCCCCGGCGCCGCACGAGGTGCGCGCCCCACCGGACTCTTGAGGCAACCTGGTCACACCGTCACCAGTACCCGGGGCATTTCGGCCATGAGGGCCGAAGGGGCTCTCTTCTCACCGCTCTGAGGCGCGCCGACCCGTGGAAGGAAGGGGAAAGCACGCGGGCTGGGGCGAGGGGGAGCCGCGATGTCCGAACCGCTGTACGTTCCCGTTCTGCCGGCCCGGCCACATGCGGTCGAGGCATATCGGCGTCTGGCGCCGGACGTTCGGGCCGCGCTGATGCCACTGTGGAACATCCCACCGCTCACCGCGGGCACTCCGGCAGGGCTGGACGCCGCCGTGCAGCGGTTCGTCGCCCCGGTGAGCGCAGCCCACCGCCACCACGGCGGGTGGATCGACGCGCCCTTCGCCGACGGCGAGCAGATCCGTGTCCTCGCCGGCTCGCTCGCGGTTCACAGCGAGTGGGGCCGGCTCCTCCCCGTCACCGGGCCGGAACGGGACGAGGCCCAGCAGACCTCGGCCCTGGAAACGGGCCGCCGCTGCGGCAGTGGTGTCGGACTGCGCGTCCGCGTCCCGGGCGAGTGGGACGGCGGCACCGCCGAAGCCGTGCGGAGTCTGCTGACCCGGGCCGGTCCGTCCGTGCCCGTCGATCTACTGCTGGACATGGGCGAAGTCCTCGGCGACCGGCCGGAGGCGGACAAGGAGGCGCTGCGCGCTCTGGACGCGCTCGTCCCGCTGACCGCATGGCGGACCGCCGCTGTTCTCGGCGGAGGGTTTCCCCGGGTCACGGCCGACCTGCTGGAGCGGGGTCTGCGGGAGGAACCCCGCACGGACTGGTCCATGTGGCACGGGATGCGGACGAGCGGCCGTGCCTACCTGCCGCTGCTGGGCTACGGTGACTACGGGGTGCAGCACACCGGCGCCCTGGCCCAGGTACCGAGGCCGAACAGCGGCGGAGGCCCGCCCTGGGGCGCTCTCCGCTACACCACCGAGTCCTCCTACGTGCTGTGCAAGGTGCTCAACCGCGGGGACGACCGAATCGCGGTCAACCGCCGGGCGGCCCGGTGGATCACCGAACTGCCCGGGTTCCGGGCGAGGGGCGGAGCCGGGGAGGCCTGGCTGCGCGGTTGCGCGGACGGTCCCCTCACGTCTCCCAAGGGCACGGGCGGGCCCCTGCAGTGGCTCTGGGCGGGCCACACTCAGCACCTGACCTACGTCGCCCGGTGTCTGTCGGGAGGCCGAACCGGTCGGTGAGATTCCGCCTCCAGGTGCTGCGGTCCCGCCCTTTCGCGTGCCGGCCGTTCGTGTCTCGACGCTTTCCGCCCCGCCGTTCGTACCTCGCGGCTTCCCGCTCCGGCGCTTCGGTGCCGCCCGTCCGCACCGGGCGGGGGACCGGGGCCGGCCCGGGCGGCAGGCAGGGTCACGGCCAGTCGAGGACGGTCAGGTCGTCGTCATCGGCAGAGGTGGTGGGGAGGAAGGGGAACTTGAAGGGGTGCCGGCCGCCCCAGGGGTGGTGGATCTCCTCCTGCCAGACGTGCACGCAGAAGCTGAGCGGGTCGCCCATGGGGTCCTCGTTGCGCCGGGCCAGCCAGGGGCCCATCGCGGCGTAGCAGCCGTCGTGGTCGCCCCGCAGTGCCAGGACGTACCCCAGCAGCCAGCGGCCGGAGATGTCCTGGGCCGTGCGGTCCAGCGCCCGGATCCGGTCGGTCACGAGATCGTCCGGGCCGGTTGCGGCGAGGGCGAGCAGTTCGTGGCCGCGGAAGAGCGGGCCGCCGTACCGGTGCCGGCCCGTCTGCGCCAGCTCCGCGGCCGCCTCCCAGTCCCCGCCCTCCTCCGCGGTGAGCAGGTCCAGGACGTGGATCTCCCGTTCGAAGCCGGCCTCCCCAAGGTACTGGCGCAGCGGGTCGAGCCAGGAGGTCTCCTGGGCGAAGCAGGAGATGATCACGGCCCCCATCTCCGCCAGGCGCCCGGCCTCGCGCCGGTTGCCGAGGACGCGTATCCCCTCGATCAGCCGGGTGACCGCATCGGCGTACCGCTCCCGCAGGCACAGGTACTGCACCCATGCCTGGTGGTACGGGGCCGTCGTCGTCGCGGAGGGGAGTGCCGCGGCGGCCTCGTGCAGCGTCGCCTCGGCCTCCTCCGGGCGCCCGGCCCGGGCCAGTACCATCACCGCCTGCCGGTGGAGGGTGAACTTCTGCCCGTGCGTCTGCAGCCGGGAGATGCCGTTGCGGAGCAGGTCCAGGGCCTCCTCGGTGCGGTCGTCGCGGGCGAGGAGTTCGCCGGCGGACTGGTAGAGGGAGGAGAGGCTGGACTGGGGCGGCACCCGTGCGATGCCTTCGCGCAGCAGTTCCACGGCCTCGTCCACCCGGCCGTTCCCGGCCAGCAGGTCGCCCGCCAGCTGGTACAGGTAGAAGATGTTGGCCCGGGGCGGTACCCGCGCGATCCCCTCCCGCAGCAGGTCCAGGGCCTCCTCGGTGCGGTCGTTGCGGGCCAGCAGTTCGCCGGCGGACTGGTAGAGGGAGGAGAGGCTGGACTGGGGCGGCACCCGTGCGATGCCTTCGCGCAGCAGTTCCACGGCCTCGTCCACCCGGCCGTCGCGGTCCAGCAGTTCGCCCGCCGACTGGTAGAGGGAGAAGAGGTTGGCCTGCGGCGGGATGCGGGTGATGCCCTCCCGGAGCAGCTCGACCGCCTCGCCGAGCCGGCCGTCCTCGGCCAGGAGTTCGGCCGCCAGCTGGTAGAGGGAGGAGAGGCTGGAGTGCGGCGGGATGCGGGTGATGCCCTCCCGGAGGAGCCCGACCGCCTCGTCGGAGCGCCCGTTGCGGGCCAGCAGCTCACCGGCGGCCTGGTAGAGGGAGAAGAGATTGGTCTGCGGGGAGATGCGGGCGATGCCCTCGCGGAGCAGTTCCTCCGCGTCGTCCGGCCGCCCGTCCCTCGCCAGGACCTCGGCCGCCGACTGGTAGAGCGAGGAGACACCGGCCTGCGGCGGGATGCGGGCGATGCCCTCGCGGAGCAGTTCCTCCGCCTCGGCGGCCCGTCCGATGCGGGCCAGCAACTCTCCGGTGGCCTGGTAGAGGGAGAAGAGGTTGGCCTGGGGTGGGATGCGGGTGATGCCTTCGCGGAGGAGTTCGACCGCCTCGTCGGGGCGTCCGGTGCGGGCGAGGAGTTCTCCGGTGGCCTGGTAGAGGGAGGAGAGGCTGGAGTGGGGTGGGATGCGGGTGATGCCTTCGCGGAGGAGGGCGACGGCGTCGTCGGGGCGTCCGTTCTGGGCGAGGAGTTCTCCGGTGGCCTGGTAGAGGGAGAAGAGGTTGGCCTGGGGTGGGATGCGGGTGATGCCCTCCCGGAGGAGCTCCACCGCCTCGTCGGGGCGTCCGTGCTGGGCGAGGAGTTCCCCTGCCGCCTGGTAGAGGGAGAAGAGGTTGGCCTGCGGCGGGATGCGGGTGATGCCCTCCCGGAGGAGCTCCACCGCCTCGTCCACCTGCTCGTTCTGGGCGAGGATCTCACCCGCCGCCTGGTAGAGCGCCGCCAGGCTCGACTCCGTGGGGATGTGCGTGATGCCGTCCCGCAGCAGCGCCACGGCCTCCGCGGCCCGCCCGTCCCGGGCCAGCATCTCGGCGGTGGTGCTGTACAGGGAGATCGTGCCGGACCGGCGCGGGAACAGGGCGATCCCCTCGTGCAGCAGCTCGATCGCCTCGTCCCGCCTGCCCGCCCGCTCCAGGTACGTCGCGGCGGCCAGGTGGAGGGAGGTGGCCCGCGCCCCGGGGAGAACCCGCGCGATGCCCTCGCGGAGCAGCGCCGCGGCCGCGACCAGTCCCTCGTTGTTCCGGGTCAGGTGTTCCGCAGCCCTCATGTACAGGCGCGGCAGCCCCGGCTTGTGGTCGGACAGCGCCAGGGCCTGGCGGCACAGCGCGGTCGCCTCCTCGACGCGGCGGTCGTCCCGGGCGGTCAGTTCCGCCTGGAGGAACAGCAGCCGGCCCATGTTCGGCGGGGTCCTCGCCACCTGCTCCTGGGCCTGCGCCACCACGGACAGGGCCGCCGCGGTGCCCTGGAGCTGGTCGGTGAGGCGGGTCCGGAGCACCCACACGGGAGCGGACGCGTTGGGTGAGCGGGTGGCGTGCTCCACCTGTTCCAGAGCCTTGACGTGGTCCTGGCCGACGCCCCGGGCCTCCAGCAGCCGCGCCAGGTAGTGGTGGAGCCGCCAGGACGGGCTCATCTCGGACAGCGCGGCGCCCAGCAGCGCGATCAGTTCGTCCCGCTCCTTCGGGTCCTCCTCCACCGAGCGCTTGTACCCGTAGAGGCGGTCCAGGTGCAGGACGTAGGCACGGGCCACGACGGACAGCTCGGCCGTCTCGTCCGCGGCGTGGAGGTGGTAGCGGGCTTCGAGGAAGTCGGCACCGGAGCTGACGATCCGCTTGGCCTTGAAATGGCGTGCGTGATACCGCCCGACGACCGCGTGGGCACGCCTGCGCTCACCGCCGGACCGGTCCAGTGCGCGAAGCGAGATCTCCCTGGCCACGGGATTCATCACCAGGCGTTTCTGATGCCGCCGCTCCACGAGGAAGCTCGACGTCAACCGCTTCTTCGCCGCCTCGAATTCCTCCGGCGAATGATCCCACAGGGACTGCTTGAACGCTTCGTTGGTGAAGGAGACCCGGTGCACCGACGCACGGTTCAGGAGTTTCTTCTCGGTCTCCGCCAGACGCCCGATGCAGCGTTCCAGGAAAGCCCGCTCCAGCCGGGCCGAGAAATCCCCGCTGACGTCCCGGTCCCGCAGCTCCCACGCCTGGGGAGCCGACCCGATCAGGTCTTCCAGACTGTCGCTGCGCAGGCACGCGGCCAGCACCATGATGGCCCGGGGATTGCCGCCGAGCCAGGCGACGACCTCGCGGATACGGTCCGCCGGCACATCGTCGGCGGGAATCCCCTGGCGTGCCAGCTCCTTGGCCAGCAGGCGGGCCCCCTCCGCCTCGTTCATTCCGGGCAGGGTGAAGATCTCGCCGTTCTCGATCCAGGGAAAGGTCACCGCCTCGTTGGCGACGAGCAGCAGGCGGCCACCGCCCGCCCGGATCTGCCGCCCCACCGAGTTGATCAGGTCCTGCACATCGGCGGCCGGCGCCCCGAATTCGTCCACGAAACAGTGGTGGAAATTGTCCAGGATCAGGACGGTACCGTCCTGCATGGCGTCCGTCAGGTTCTTCCTGGGATTCGACCCCAGGGTGACTCCGGCCTTTCCCTCGGCGGCGAATGCGCCGCCGATGAGAATGAGTAACTGTTCCAGTGAGGCCACGCCTTCGGGGATTTCCACGTCCACGACCTTCCGCCGTGGATGGGCGTCCTTGATGCTCAGGGCGACCTCGGTCTTCCCGCTGCCGGAGAAGCCCTGGAGCACGGCGACGGAGGGGCCGGACTCCACCCACGTCCTCGTCACCCGCTTGATGACCCCGGCGCGTGAGGTCTCCCGGGCCGCCTTCGGCCCCGTCCCCGCCGGGCGCCTCCCGCCCTCCGGCGCCACGGCGCCCGGCCCGGAACCCTCCGGGCGCGGGAGTACGGCGATGGCGCGCGGGTCGGTCACGCCGAGCGCCGACCACATCGGCTCGCGCACCTCGGGCGGCAGTCCGCCGATGGCGTCGATCGGTGTCACGGTCAGGGAACCGGACCCGTGGGAGAGATTGTGGCTGCGCACCACCCCGAGCAGCAGGCCGTCGCTCACCACCGCGGCGCCGGACATCCCGGCCCAGGGGCTGCCGGGCGCGTCGAGGTCGCCCTTCGGCGGGAGGGAGGGGATGTCGTGACCGGACAGCTTCAGCGACAGCAGAGCGGTCCGCTGTCTTTCGGGAACGCTGACCGACAGGCCCTCGGCGGTGGGGATCCAGCCCTCCACCTGCGCCAGGACCCGGCCCCGGTCCCGCTGGGACGGCAGCCAGCGCGGGAAGCCGAGCGCCTGGCAGCCCTCGACGGCCCGCGCCGTCCCCCGGTCCACGCGGGCGATGCCCAGCGGCGGCTTGGTGCCCAGACCGGGCACCCGGAGCACGGCCAGGTCCACCTCGGTGCTGAAGGAGCGGACCACCACCTCGGCCGGGTACTCCCGGCCCCCGTGCACGGCGCGCACGTTGTCCCCGGCGACGCAGTGGTCGGCGGTCAGTACGTGCTCACCGCCCACCCGCAGCCCGGACCCCACCCGGGTCCCGCCGGTGACGTCGTA
It contains:
- a CDS encoding DUF262 domain-containing protein — translated: MAALEESQGRTRDQRSVFERYQDAAADAGEIDSPLFSVEVTADGRPTDIEREEAEDVVIEQITSPFDPEHIDIDTRTTTVDLLLSRLRNEMIDLAPDFQRKAGIWTDGKQSRLIESLLLRIPIPSFYAAENKDGSWAIVDGIQRLTSIARFLEPETVGADPLKLTGLEYLRNFDGAGFADLSGKLQIRLRETEVVVHVIRRGTPEPVMFNVFARINTGGEPLTRQEIRHALIPGRARTLLAELAETKEFRQATGYSVVGDRMADREMVLRFLAFRMTSPHAYRPGDFDAFLAEAMHQVNRLDSAEEDRLRTEFLTAMLAAKEIFGPHAFRKYRRNQQRKSPINKALFEAVAVNLASLDDDDRETLRQIDVLDAFAELMEDVEFERAISVGTGDARKVRKRFDAVKELFEDALGEERSGAEQ
- a CDS encoding AAA family ATPase encodes the protein MINHIKLINFKAFRRLELPLGPLTLLTGLNSSGKSSVLQALALLRQSYETQMLTRTKRAGGGLLLNGDLVALGTAQDVLHEDFGPVDELPGVSEPLVGFVIEEDGEQRTWAAAYDIRHPDRDVMPLAEGSVRSHLAEQPFQYLHADRITPAVTYPRSHQIAIARGFLGVRGEHTVNYLRHHTEQDVPMEVPDGPLRHRGATSPQLLDQTIAWMQELCPGVNIETDPIEGTDSVRLSYGFGGTAGINATRRRRPTNVGFGLTYALPVVVACLTATPESLILLENPEAHLHPKGQSRTAALLSAAAAAGAQLVVETHSDHVLNGVRIAVKQGVLQPQDTVVHYFSGNGAGAEVVTPRIDKDGMLEQWPEGFFDEWENSLDRLLD
- a CDS encoding beta family protein — translated: MSEPLYVPVLPARPHAVEAYRRLAPDVRAALMPLWNIPPLTAGTPAGLDAAVQRFVAPVSAAHRHHGGWIDAPFADGEQIRVLAGSLAVHSEWGRLLPVTGPERDEAQQTSALETGRRCGSGVGLRVRVPGEWDGGTAEAVRSLLTRAGPSVPVDLLLDMGEVLGDRPEADKEALRALDALVPLTAWRTAAVLGGGFPRVTADLLERGLREEPRTDWSMWHGMRTSGRAYLPLLGYGDYGVQHTGALAQVPRPNSGGGPPWGALRYTTESSYVLCKVLNRGDDRIAVNRRAARWITELPGFRARGGAGEAWLRGCADGPLTSPKGTGGPLQWLWAGHTQHLTYVARCLSGGRTGR
- a CDS encoding tetratricopeptide repeat protein, which produces MLETDRVVLLRYDVTGGTRVGSGLRVGGEHVLTADHCVAGDNVRAVHGGREYPAEVVVRSFSTEVDLAVLRVPGLGTKPPLGIARVDRGTARAVEGCQALGFPRWLPSQRDRGRVLAQVEGWIPTAEGLSVSVPERQRTALLSLKLSGHDIPSLPPKGDLDAPGSPWAGMSGAAVVSDGLLLGVVRSHNLSHGSGSLTVTPIDAIGGLPPEVREPMWSALGVTDPRAIAVLPRPEGSGPGAVAPEGGRRPAGTGPKAARETSRAGVIKRVTRTWVESGPSVAVLQGFSGSGKTEVALSIKDAHPRRKVVDVEIPEGVASLEQLLILIGGAFAAEGKAGVTLGSNPRKNLTDAMQDGTVLILDNFHHCFVDEFGAPAADVQDLINSVGRQIRAGGGRLLLVANEAVTFPWIENGEIFTLPGMNEAEGARLLAKELARQGIPADDVPADRIREVVAWLGGNPRAIMVLAACLRSDSLEDLIGSAPQAWELRDRDVSGDFSARLERAFLERCIGRLAETEKKLLNRASVHRVSFTNEAFKQSLWDHSPEEFEAAKKRLTSSFLVERRHQKRLVMNPVAREISLRALDRSGGERRRAHAVVGRYHARHFKAKRIVSSGADFLEARYHLHAADETAELSVVARAYVLHLDRLYGYKRSVEEDPKERDELIALLGAALSEMSPSWRLHHYLARLLEARGVGQDHVKALEQVEHATRSPNASAPVWVLRTRLTDQLQGTAAALSVVAQAQEQVARTPPNMGRLLFLQAELTARDDRRVEEATALCRQALALSDHKPGLPRLYMRAAEHLTRNNEGLVAAAALLREGIARVLPGARATSLHLAAATYLERAGRRDEAIELLHEGIALFPRRSGTISLYSTTAEMLARDGRAAEAVALLRDGITHIPTESSLAALYQAAGEILAQNEQVDEAVELLREGITRIPPQANLFSLYQAAGELLAQHGRPDEAVELLREGITRIPPQANLFSLYQATGELLAQNGRPDDAVALLREGITRIPPHSSLSSLYQATGELLARTGRPDEAVELLREGITRIPPQANLFSLYQATGELLARIGRAAEAEELLREGIARIPPQAGVSSLYQSAAEVLARDGRPDDAEELLREGIARISPQTNLFSLYQAAGELLARNGRSDEAVGLLREGITRIPPHSSLSSLYQLAAELLAEDGRLGEAVELLREGITRIPPQANLFSLYQSAGELLDRDGRVDEAVELLREGIARVPPQSSLSSLYQSAGELLARNDRTEEALDLLREGIARVPPRANIFYLYQLAGDLLAGNGRVDEAVELLREGIARVPPQSSLSSLYQSAGELLARDDRTEEALDLLRNGISRLQTHGQKFTLHRQAVMVLARAGRPEEAEATLHEAAAALPSATTTAPYHQAWVQYLCLRERYADAVTRLIEGIRVLGNRREAGRLAEMGAVIISCFAQETSWLDPLRQYLGEAGFEREIHVLDLLTAEEGGDWEAAAELAQTGRHRYGGPLFRGHELLALAATGPDDLVTDRIRALDRTAQDISGRWLLGYVLALRGDHDGCYAAMGPWLARRNEDPMGDPLSFCVHVWQEEIHHPWGGRHPFKFPFLPTTSADDDDLTVLDWP